AAGAAAAGCCGCCCCGGAGGAGCGGCTTTTCGAAGTGCAATCCGCGTGAGAAAAATCAGCGCGAATAGAATTCGACGACGAGGTTCGGTTCCATGATGACCGGGTAGGGGATATCGGCAAGCGCCGGAACCCGTACGTAGGTCGCAACCATCTTGGAATGATCGGCGTCGATATATTCCGGAACGTCGCGCTCGGCGAGCTGGGTTGCCTCGAGAACGCTGGCAAGCTGCTTGGAGCGCTCGCGAACCTCGATGACGTCGCCCGGCTGGCAGCGGTAGGAACCGATGTTGACCCTGGTGCCGTTGACCGTGACGTGGCCATGGTTGACGAACTGACGGGCAGCAAAGACCGTCGGAACGAACTTGGCGCGGTAGACGATCGC
This window of the Martelella lutilitoris genome carries:
- the rpsD gene encoding 30S ribosomal protein S4; its protein translation is MSKRESSKHKIDRRMGENIWGRPKSPVNRREYGPGQHGQRRKGKLSDFGVQLRAKQKLKGYYGELREKQFLAIFEEANRRKGDTGENLVGLLESRLDAIVYRAKFVPTVFAARQFVNHGHVTVNGTRVNIGSYRCQPGDVIEVRERSKQLASVLEATQLAERDVPEYIDADHSKMVATYVRVPALADIPYPVIMEPNLVVEFYSR